A window of the Gossypium hirsutum isolate 1008001.06 chromosome A03, Gossypium_hirsutum_v2.1, whole genome shotgun sequence genome harbors these coding sequences:
- the LOC107931919 gene encoding ATP-dependent DNA helicase homolog RECG, chloroplastic, with product MALTVSSVLSCTVCFTGKGLRSAIVFEAERGYRNALGRKMRFHNYLFNKVSKIYSRSKHKFPEKLLEEVHNYDTTSISGRSKLLNKVSVWMGYNGLHDLFENERPDEQPDRNLGDATDDFDLSLACKRFPSITLGSSLPVELYDEATSSSQIRALLAAQRFLSNSMDEKWVDPNGLSETWHSLYEPLSEAGSSAALQESTGSHQSSWSTTLESEGKSDHLLTMEENTEKLDQSSWSMTSEFEGKSDHLVAKEVSSSKVGVQRHSEIATIDLFLDRSISCIPGLSKRHSRQLEECGFYTLRKLLHHFPRTYADLQNAQTEIDDGQYLIFVGKIMSSRGIRASYTFSFLEVIVGCEIANNGPTSEYDGSDTKGEKTIYLHLKKFFRGARFASHPFLKSIEGKHKLGELVCVSGKVRALSKDHYEMREYSIDVLKDENDSSVITKGRPYPIYPSKGGLKPCFLRDIIPRALQAVQVNIDPIPEEITKEFGLLCLNDAYVGIHQPKNIEEADLARRRIIFDEFFYLQLGRLFQMLEGLGTKIEKDGLLEKYRKPEVNAAYMEEWSSLTKKFLKALPYSLTSGQLSAISEIIWDLKRPVPMNRLLQGDVGCGKTIVAFLACVEVIASGYQAAFMVPTELLAIQHYDHFVDLLEKMDEVDNKPSVALLTGSTPLRQSRLIRKDLQSGNISLVIGTHSLIAEKVEFSSLRIAVVDEQHRFGVIQRGKFNSKLYCTSTSSRMQAADTDVSSEHDIHMAPHILALSATPIPRTLALALYGDMSLTNITDLPPGRIPVETYIIEGTDNGFKNIYVMMLEELEAGGRLYIVYPVIEQSEQLPQLRAASADLETISNQFQNYNCGLLHGRMKSDEKEEALRKFRSGETDILLSTQVIEIGVDVPDATMMVVMNAERFGIAQLHQLRGRVGRGARKSKCILVASSSSSLNRLKVLEKSSDGFHLASVDLRLRGPGDLLGKKQSGHLPEFPIARLEMDGNILQEAHVAALKVLSYSHDLELFPALKAELSMRQPLCILGD from the exons ATGGCACTGACTGTCTCAAGCGTGCTTTCATGTACCGTG TGTTTTACCGGGAAGGGTTTGAGAAGTGCTATAGTCTTTGAAGCAGAGAGAGGCTATAGGAATGCTTTAGGTAGAAAAATGAG GTTCCATAATTACCTCTTCAATaaagtttcaaaaatttattCGCGGTCCAAGCACAAGTTTCCAGAAAAGTTATTGGAGGAAGTACATAATTATGATACAACCAGTATCTCAGGTCGCTCAAAGCTGCTAAATAAG GTGTCAGTTTGGATGGGTTATAATGGCCTTCATGATTTATTCGAGAACGAAAGACCTGATGAGCAACCTGATAGAAATCTTGGAGACGCTACAGATGATTTTGATCTTTCCCTGGCATGTAAACGATTTCCTTCCATCACTTTGGGTAGTTCCCTGCCAGTAGAATTGTATGATGAGGCAACTAGTAGCTCCCAAATAAGGGCCCTATTAGCAGCTCAAAGATTTTTATCTAACTCAATGGATGAAAAGTGGGTTGATCCAAATGGTCTGTCTGAAACCTGGCATTCTTTGTATGAACCTCTTTCAGAGGCTGGTTCTTCTGCAGCATTACAAGAAAGTACAGGTTCACATCAGTCTTCTTGGTCCACAACTTTGGAATCTGAAGGAAAGTCGGATCATCTACTTACTATGGAAGAAAATACAGAAAAATTGGATCAATCTTCTTGGTCCATGACTTCAGAATTTGAAGGGAAGTCTGATCATCTAGTTGCAAAGGAGGTATCCTCTAGTAAAGTTGGGGTTCAACGACATTCGGAAATAGCAACTATTGATTTATTTCTTGATAGATCCATCAGTTGCATTCCTGGTTTAAGTAAAAGGCACTCTCGCCAGCTAGAAGAATGTGGCTTTTACACT TTGCGGAAACTGTTACATCATTTTCCTCGGACCTATGCAGATTTACAGAATGCACAAACTGAGATTGATGATGGCCAGTACTTGATTTTTGTTGGGAAAATTATGTCGTCAAG GGGAATTAGAGCCAGTTATACTTTTTCATTTCTTGAGGTAATTGTCGGTTGTGAAATTGCAAATAATGGACCCACTTCAGAATATGATGGCAGTGATACTAAGGGTGAGAAGACAATTTATTTGCATTTGAAGAAGTTTTTCCGAGGTGCTCGTTTTGCTTCTCATCCTTTTCTTAAAAGTATTGAAGGAAAGCATAAGCTGGGAGAACTTGTATGTGTTAGTGGTAAG GTGAGGGCTTTGAGTAAAGATCACTATGAAATGAGGGAATACAGTATTGATGTACTAAAAGATGAAAACGATTCATCTGTTATCACAAAAGGAAGGCCTTATCCTATCTATCCTTCAAAAGGTGGCTTAAAACCTTGTTTTCTTAGAGACATCATTCCAAG GGCTTTACAAGCTGTGCAGGTCAATATTGATCCTATACCTGAAGAAATCACTAAAGAATTTGGACTTTTATGTCTCAATGAT GCATACGTTGGGATTCACCAGCCAAAGAATATAGAGGAGGCTGATTTAGCTCGCAGAAGAATCATATTTGATGAGTTCTTCTACCTACAG TTGGGCCGCTTATTTCAAATGCTTGAAGGTCTTGGCACAAAAATTGAGAAAGACGGATTACTGGAAAAGTACAGAAAACCTGAAGTGAATGCTGCATACATGGAAGAATGGTCCAGTTTGACCAAGAAATTTTTGAAAGCTCTTCCATATTCCCTCACTTCTGGCCAACTTAGTGCTATTTCAGAAATTATATGGGATCTAAAGAGGCCAGTCCCCATGAATCGACTTTTACAG GGAGACGTTGGATGTGGGAAAACTATTGTTGCTTTTCTGGCATGCGTGGAGGTTATTGCCTCTGGTTATCAG GCAGCTTTCATGGTTCCTACTGAGTTACTTGCAATCCAGCACTATGATCACTTTGTAGATCTGCTAGAGAAGATGGATGAGGTTGATAATAAACCTTCTGTTGCTTTACTAACTGGATCAACCCCACTAAGGCAATCACGTCTGATTCGTAAG GATCTCCAAAGTGGAAATATCTCACTTGTCATTGGAACCCATAGTCTAATAGCTGAAAAAGTGGAGTTTTCTTCTTTACGTATTGCTGTGGTGGATGAGCAGCATCGTTTTGGTGTGATCCAGAGAGGAAAGTTTAACAGTAAG CTATACTGTACTTCAACAAGCTCGAGAATGCAAGCGGCTGACACAGATGTTTCCTCTGAACATGACATCCATATGGCTCCTCATATTCTTGCCTTGTCAGCTACTCCTATCCCAAGGACTCTTGCTCTTGCCTTGTATGGTGATATGTCTTTGACAAAT ATTACTGACTTACCTCCTGGAAGGATACCTGTTGAAACATACATCATTGAAGGAACCGACAATGGCTTTAAGAATATTTATGTG ATGATGCTAGAGGAGTTAGAAGCAGGAGGAAGACTTTATATTGTATATCCAGTCATTGAACAATCAGAGCAATTACCTCAACTTCGGGCTGCTTCCGCAGATCTTGAGACCATATCAAATCAGTTTCAGAATTATAACTGTGGGTTGTTGCATGGAAGAATGAAGAGTGATGAAAAGGAAGAAGCATTGAGAAAGTTTAGGTCTGGAGAAACAGATATTTTACTTTCTACTCAAGTAATTGAGATTGGTGTTGATGTTCCAGATGCAACTATGATGGTTGTGATGAATGCTGAGAGATTTGGAATAGCTCAGTTACACCAACTTAGAGGACGAGTTGGTCGTGGGGCAAGAAAGTCTAAATGTATATTAGTAgcatcttcttcaagtagcctaaATCGTCTGAAGGTGCTTGAAAAGTCATCAGATGGCTTCCACTTAGCTAGTGTAGATCTTCGTCTACGTGGACCTGGTGATTTACTTGGAAAAAAGCAGTCTGGGCACCTTCCTGAATTTCCTATTGCTAGATTGGAAATGGATGGGAATattttgcaagaggcacatgtTGCTGCATTG AAAGTCCTAAGTTATTCTCACGACTTGGAACTTTTTCCGGCTCTGAAAGCAGAACTTAGCATGCGACAGCCACTCTGTATTCTAGGTGATTGA